The Flavobacteriales bacterium region TCTATTTGTTCTTCTGTAAGTATGGGTTTACCCATGTATTTCAATAATATTTGTGCTACAGTTAGTGTGTCTTTCTGACAATATACTCGAATGCGTTCCAAATCTTGTTCTTGCCAATAGATTTTGGCTACTTGACTACCGTCAATATCATCTTTGGGTGTTGGTATGTCAAATAATGCCGCCAACAATTTGATAGAGGTGTAGTGTTTGTAATCTCCAAACTTCCATAGCTCCATGGTGTCTAGGTGACGAACTTCCCACGGTTTTTTACCTGCTATTTCTAGTATCTTAGGTAGGGTTACTCCGTTGACAATCATTCGCCTACATAAAAAGGGGTAATCGAACTCCTTGCCATTGTGAGCGCAGAGGTAATGGCTTTTAGTAGCAAACTTATCATCTAAAAGTGTTTTAAGCTCATTTAATAATAACTGCTCGTCATCGCCATAAAAGGACTTAATCCTAAAAAAAGAGGTGTTGTTTTTCTCATAAATGTAACCTACAGAAACACAAATTACTTTGGCAAATTCTGCCATTACACCTGCTTTTAGTCCATAAAATTCGTCTGGAGTTTGGCCTTCTGAACGTTGCCAACGTGTTTTTTCTGCCCATAACAATTGAAACTCCTCTGAAAGCTCAGAAAATGTGGGAGCTACAGGGACTGTTTCTACATCTAGGAATAGTATTTTATGAATGGAAATGTTTTCGAGCATAACAAGCTCAAAGATAAGAATATCCCATCAGAATTATAGGGCAAAACTCAATAAGAAACTATTAGAGGAAACATCTGAAAACAAAAGATAAGATAGGCGTATTGCAATAACAATTTATAAGCCTTGACCTTTTTATCATCTTTTGTACTTATTCTCAAAGCTATTATTACAATTAAAATCAATAAAGCTACAGCTATACCGATTTCAAAAAGAAGCTTGAGGTAAGGTGGGTTCAAATAATATACCGATAAATGAAGAACATAAATAGAAATCAAAAACAGACATATAAATTGGTGAACTGAAATAAGATTAGGCATTAGCCTATTTCTTTGAACTATGGCAAGACATAAACTCAAAGATAAAGTCGGTAAAACAACAAAGCTGTACCAATTCATTTCCACACCTAAAAAGGTAAATACTGAAAGTGAGATTAAAAATGTAAGAAGTGGTTTCATTAGAAATGGCTTTAAAATTCAAAAGCAAGTTATTCATTCACAAACTGAAAGTCAAACAGCTTTTTGAGATGATCTTTTAGCTTGTGCTGGACTTCTTGCATATCCACTTCCTTGCCCAATTCCTTTTGCATAGAAGTCACCGATTTATCGACTATACCACAAGGAATAATATTGCCAAAATAGGACAAATCACAATTGACGTTAAAAGCAAAACCGTGCATCGTTACCCATCGGCTAGAACGGACTCCTAAGGCACATATTTTTCGGGCATTTTCATTGCCTACATCTAACCAAACGCCCGTTTCACCGTCTGAACGTGTGCTCTCAATTCCGTAGTCAGCAAGAGTTAAGATAACCGCTTCTTCAAGGTAACGTAGATACTTATGGATATCTGTAAAAAAATTGTCTAAATCTAAAATGGGGTAACCGACTATCTGTCCCGGTCCGTGATAAGTGATGTCCCCTCCTCTATTGATTTTATAAAAGGTCGCTCCTCTAGACTTAAGGTAATCTTCATTGACTAAGAGGTTATTTTCGTCGCCACTTTTACCTAAAGTATATACGTGAGGGTGTTCACAAAATAAGAGGTAGGATAAGGTAGGGTCTTTTCTGTTTTCCTTTCTGTTGTTTTTCTTAACATCAAGGATTTCATTAAATCGTTTTTCTTGATAGTCCCAAGCTTCTTTATAATCGATGAGCCCTAAATCTTGAAAAACAACTTTAGGCATACATTATAGCTTAGCTAAAGAACTCTTTAGGAAGTTAATTACATCTATTTCTATAGCATCTACTTCATTCATTTCTGATAAGTACCACGATACCCAATCGCCCAAATGAATGTGGTAAAGACTGTTTTCGATACGAGAATCACCTTTGCTCCAAACCTCGGAAATATTATCCGTGAATTTAGAAATGACTTCTTTATTGATGTCTATTCTCACCTGATTTCTATCGTAATCACATTTGTTTCTAAAGTAAACCACACCTAAATTATCTGTGTTTATTCTCCAACCTAATAATTCGTTGTGATTCATTTCAGGGATAACGTGGTGCCAACATAACATTTTACTGTTTTCGTTGATTTGTTGGCGGAAACGCACACCAACACCTTCAAATCCTGCCGCCGTATAAATTACAGGGGTAGTGCCATATAGTTTTGAGGCTAACGCTTTAGCTTCTGATTTAATGGCCTCCTCTTGGCTATCTAATAGGGCTATCCCTTTTTCAAATTCAGACATAAAAGAATTGTCTATCAATCCATAATGATTGAGCAAGAAGAACAACTGAGTAAAAGAATACCCAAACATAGCTCTTGGTGGCTGACCACCAGGTATTGTTATGCAGTTAAATCCTTTTTCTTTGGCTAACTTTTCTAATGCCCCTCCAGATGTTACACAAGCTATCTGGGCTCTTCTCTTTTGACAAGCTTCCAAAGCATACAGCGTTTCTTCGGTGTTACCTGAGTATGAAGAGGCTATTACAAGGGTGTTTTCATCTACAAAATTGGGTATGCTATAATCTTTTGTTGCTGCTATCGGCACATTGATATGTTCAGATACTAAATCGTTGACTATTGTTCCTCCAATTCCAGACCCCCCTAAACCACAAATAAGAACGTTATGAATATCAGCGTGAGGTTCGCTAAGTAAAGTAGTCTGACCTATTTCTAATGCTTCTGTTAGGTGCTTAGTAAAGTCGCTGATATAATCGTTCATTTTCATAATAAAGATGTGTTTTGTATAAGGTTATTTTTAATGGGTGTAAAACTACAAAATTAGAGCGTTAATTATTTAATATCTTTGCCGAAAATTAATTACATGCATAGAGAGTTGTCAGAACAAGAAATTGTGAGGAGGGAGTCCTTACAAAAGTTGTTAGAATTGGGTATAAATCCTTACCCTTCAGAGTTATTTGATGTTAATGTTTCGGCTACTGAAATAAAGAAAAACTACAATTCTGATAAACTTGGTTATAAGAATATCCAAATTGCTGGTCGATTGATGAGTCGTAGAGTTATGGGAAAAGCCTCTTTTGCTGAACTACAGGATAGTACGGGTAGAATACAACTCTATTTTAATCGAGATGAAATTTGTCCTGATGAGGACAAAACCATGTACAACACCGTCTTTAAAAAACTCCTTGATATTGGAGACTTTATAGGAGTTAAGGGCTATGTGTTTACTACTAAGGTTGGTGAAATTTCTATACATGTAGAAAGTTTTGTTGTTTTAAGTAAAACACTAAGACCATTACCGTTACCAAAAACCGATACTGATGGTAAAATATATGACGCCTTTACTGATCCTGAGAAAAGATACCGTCAGCGTTATGTAGATTTGGTGGTTAATCCACACGTTAAAGAAGCGTTTGTTAAGCGAACACAACTGACTAACTCTATGCGTTCTTATCTAAATGACAAAGGGTATTTAGAAGTGGAAACTCCTATTTTACAACCTATTTATGGGGGGGCGGCAGCACGTCCTTTCAAAACACATCACAACACTTTAGACATGCCTCTTTATTTGCGTATTGCTAACGAGCTATATCTCAAGAGACTGATTGTTGGTGGTTTTGATGGCGTTTATGAATTTTCTAAAGACTTTAGAAATGAGGGTATGAGTCGATTTCATAATCCAGAGTTTACTCAAGTTGAACTGTATGTGGCTTATAAAGACTATAACTGGATGATGGATTTGGTGGAAGAAATGGTAGAAAAAATTGCTTTAGACCTACACGGCACTACTGAAGTACAAGTTGGCGAAAACCTCATCAACTTCCAAAGACCATGGAAGCGATACACTATGTATGAAGCCATTGAAAACTTCACAGGTATTGATATTTCTGAAATGGACGAGACAACTATGGCAAAAACAGCTAAAGATTTAGGGGTTAGCGTGGATTCCTCTATGGCAAGAGGTAAATTAATTGACGAGATTTTTGGAGAAAAATGTGAAGGGCAATTGATACAGCCTACTTTCATAACAGACTACCCAGTTGAAATGTCACCATTAGCTAAAAAACACAGAGATAAAGAAGGTTTGGTAGAACGATTTGAAGCCATTTGTAATGGTAAGGAAATATGTAATGCCTTTTCAGAATTGAACGACCCTATTGACCAAAGAGAGCGTTTTGAGGACCAACTAAAATTAGCAAAAAGAGGCGACGAAGAAGCTATGGTCTTAGATGAAGATTTTCTACGTTCAATAGAATATGGTATGCCCCCTACAGCTGGACTAGGTATTGGTATTGATAGACTGTCAATGATAATGACTAATAGCAACTCTATTCAAGATGTGTTATTCTTCCCTCAGATGAAGCCTGAAAACAAAACCGAAGAATAAATGTCTTTGTTCAAAAATATAGCGGTAATTGGTGGTGGTAGTTGGGCAACAGCTATCGTTAAGATGCTCTCAGAAAATCAAGAATCTGTTAGTTGGTGGATGCGTAATGAGGATAATATTGCCCACATCAAACGCTATGGCAACAACCCCAATTACATTAGTGCTGCCGAGTTATTCCCTAACAAACTCACTATCGATTCTGATATTAATGCTATTGTTGAGACTGCTGATTGTATTGTACTAGCCGTACCATCTGCTTTTTTGGCAACAACTCTAGAATCCTTGAGTGTATCAATAAAAGATAAATTTGTGGTGTCAGCCATAAAAGGAATTGTACCTGAGAATAATTCTATAATTGGTGATTATCTACACGAAATCTATCATATCCCTTATGAAAATATAGGTGTTGTAACAGGTCCGTGCCATGCTGAAGAAGTCGCTTTAGAACGCCTTTCATACTTAACGGTTGCTTGTGAAGATGTTAGAAAAGCAGAATGGTTTGCTGAGCAAATTACTTGCCGATATATCAAAACTAATGTTTCTGAAGATATCTATGGTACTGAAATTGCTGCTGTACTAAAAAACGTGATAGCCATAGCGTCTGGAGTTTGCCATAGTCTAGGATATGGTGATAATTTTCAAGCCGTTTTAGCCTCTAATGCCATACGAGAAATCAAACGCTTTGTAGATACTGTACACCCCATAAAAAGGGATATCAAAGAGTCCGCCTATTTGGGTGATTTATTGGTTACTGTATATTCTCAGTTCAGTAGAAACCGAACCTTTGGAAATATGATAGGCAAAGGCTATTCTGTAAAGTCGGCACAGCTAGAAATGAATATGATAGCAGAAGGCTATTATGCTGTTAAATGTATCAAAGAAATTAACGAGCAATACAACATTGAGATGCCTATTACAAAGGCAGTATATCACATTTTATATGAAAAGATTTCTCCTGTAATAGAGATGCGTTTACTTTCCGATAAGTTGAATTAGTCGCAGTCGCACTCTTGACACGCTTCAAGAGATTCAAAGCCCCATTCATTACAACCGCTATACCCAATTTGTTGGCAAGCATTTTCTTCGCTATTGTAAAACCACCTTTCAAAATAAGCTGCACATAACTCATCTGTTGGTGGCGTATGACTACATAAAGGATTGTCTTCTTCGCAATTTTCTGAACAATTAGAAAAAAAAACGATAGCTAGTGATAGAAATGGTATTAGTCGTGCTACTTTCAAAAATTATACTTTTTAGGGTTAGGGTTTTTCTGTGCTATAAAGAATAAATCAAAGCAGTCGTCATTAGCCTCGTCTATATAATAATCTGTCATCGCAATCTCCTCAACTAGAGCTGTATTGTTTTTAAGTAATTTCTTTCGGTTTCTTCGGTTTAGAATGTCGTAAGGTATTTGCAACAATTGTCTTGGCAGACGGTATTGCAAATTCAAAAAATCATACTTAGTAATTTTCTCTACTGCTTGTTTGTTTTTCTCATAGTATTTGGCAATTTTTTCATTTCCAAAAACTCCAAGTTTTTGAACCGTCTTAAAGTGAATTAACATTTTCTTCTCGAGTTCTGAAATAGTATATTCACGTATATGCCAAGGATTTCTGGTTAGTGTTTTTTTAATATTTGGTGTGCTTACAATAAACTTCCCTCCATTTTTTAGTACTCTGCTTACTTCTGACAGAAAAAAAGCGTCGTACTTGATGTGTTCAATGACCTGAAAACTAATTACAAAGTCAAAGGTTTTACGTTCAAAGTTATTCATTGGAGGCATACTCATTTGGATAAACTCTACATTGTCTTTATTATGTGTTGAAATATTAGCATCGTGTTTATCAATGGTAACAAATTTATCGGTAAAAGGCGAAATGATATCTATACCGTATCCGCTACCTGTTCCTATTTCTAGGACTTTGCCCGAAACAATTTTTGATGCCTCTACATAGGCTAATAAAGAACGTTGAAAAACAAAATTATCGGAGATGTCCTCATGAGATACCCTCTCCGCTGTTTGGATAATTTTCATGGCTATTGGTTTTAAGTCCTACAAAGTTAAGGAATTAAATTTTATTACAACTTTAACTTGATGCCAGCTGTAATATAGCCACCTAAAATCTCTCTAACCTCTTCTTCAATATAGCTAAAGTGATTTTCTAAGATATAGGTTTCGTTAGTATTTAAATTCAAAATATCGTTAGCACTTAAACTAAATTCCCATTTGGATTTAGCTTTATGATATTTAAAAGTGGGTGACAAATAAATTCTTTCTTGAGTGTAATTTTCAGTTGAATATGATTTAAGCGACGTATTGATTTTTGCTTTTAAGTTCTTAAACTCAAAATTTAAATTAATATGAGGATTTATGACTGTTATTTGATTGATTTTTAAGTTGTTTTTGTTTTTTACTTGATTGATTCGTAATTTATAGGCAACATCACAATTAAAAATAGGATTTTTAAAGCGAGACTTTAATTCTATTTGAGTGGAAAATGTATTACTCAAGGTGGTCTGTTCTGAGTCTTGCAGATATGCTATTTGCTCAGAAGAATTAAAAGATGTTTTAGTTTGAATGTTTAGGGGTAAAATAAAAACCCTTTTTCCGATTATAGCAATGAGTCTATAATCATAACTATATGGGCTTTTTACTGATAAATGAGTAGTTGCATTTGAAGATATTAAAGAATTTTTGGTAAATACATCTTTACCCTCACTAACACTTCCGCCTATCACAGCGTTTATTCCGGAATACATATCATAAATCTTATAATTTAAATCTATCATACTATATTTTGCATAATCATTGGGCTTAAGATTTAGATTCTGATGTAAAGTATTATAAGATACAATATAGATTTCTGAAGCTAATTGTTTTGCCGATACATACTCCATTTTTTGGTTTAGGTTTAGTGACAAGCTATGGGATTGACTGAAGTTTAAAAGAATTGATGCAAAAGGCAAAAAGTGATGAGTTAGAGAGTTAAAATTACGCCTAACAATAGAATAATTGGTGCCTAATTGATAATTAAAAAAAGTATTATTCCTCTTGAAAAATATCAACCCTAACTGATTTTCGAAATGATTTAACTCAGACCGATTGTTGAAAAGAGATGTGTTAAAGACATCATTGTTCGTTGATACTTTATAGTAAACTTTAGTTGATAAATAATCGGCTATTTTAACTTTGAGCTCAGTATTTAAGCCGTATGAACTTTTATTCCTACTGATTAACTCATTTACTTCATATGCTTGATTTAAGTTTGTTGAAGAAGACGTATCAGCTTGAATAAGCAAGGTGTTTTCTTCGCTATTATGATTTAAAAAAACAGCACTGTTTAGCTTGGCTTTACCCAAAAGTCTGCTATAACTTATATTATGGTTAGTAGAAAAGCCTTTTTGCTTTCTCTCCTCGCCTATTCGTCTTGAATTAAAGGTGTCGTCATTGGCTAAGTCATTGAGTTTTGGTGCAAAATGCGCCGTATAATTTAATTTCGATTTTGAGTCTAGCTTATAGTCAATATTAGCATGACTATTGTTGATGATGAACTTACTTTCTATTCTATTAGAAATTGTATTGAGTTGGTTATTAAAAAATTGTTGTTGTGTTAGCTGTTGTTCTATTGCGTTTACATTATCGATTATAATATTCGTGTTTAACTTAAACTTATTTGTAGGAATGTACGAATAATTAAGAGCGCCTAAATGTTCGTTTTTAGATTTAACCTCATTGTTTGTGAATAAAAATTCTGGTACATCGAAATGTATTGAGCCAAAAGACTGACTGCTCTGTTCAACCAATTTTTCTATTCCTCCTTGAAAACCGATATAATCTTCTATACTGAATGTTTGTTTACCTAAATTGTTTGAATTTGTAAGTAAATAAAAGTTGGATTTTTCTTTTAAAGAAAATGAGATTGTGGATAAATAGTAACGATTTTTATAACCTGCCTGAGCCTCTATTTGACTTTTTAACTGCCCTTTATAATTATCATCAATTTGAATATTCAATGCCGTAATTCCTGTTGGTTCATTATCATTTAAATCATAAGCATCCTGATAATTTTCATATTTAGAAATACCACTTATCATATCCGAAGAAATATATTCACCTGCAAGTTGGTGCTGTTCGCCAAAAAAGGGTTTGCCATCAACAAGTAATTCATCTATTTTCTTTCCATTAGCATGTATTTTGCCGTTATCGTCAATATTTATTCCTGGTAGTTTTTCCAAAATATCATTTAGGCTTTCTTCAGTGCCGTTTGTTGTTACATCAAGATTATAATGTGTTGTGTCACCGCTAAC contains the following coding sequences:
- the lysS gene encoding lysine--tRNA ligase; its protein translation is MHRELSEQEIVRRESLQKLLELGINPYPSELFDVNVSATEIKKNYNSDKLGYKNIQIAGRLMSRRVMGKASFAELQDSTGRIQLYFNRDEICPDEDKTMYNTVFKKLLDIGDFIGVKGYVFTTKVGEISIHVESFVVLSKTLRPLPLPKTDTDGKIYDAFTDPEKRYRQRYVDLVVNPHVKEAFVKRTQLTNSMRSYLNDKGYLEVETPILQPIYGGAAARPFKTHHNTLDMPLYLRIANELYLKRLIVGGFDGVYEFSKDFRNEGMSRFHNPEFTQVELYVAYKDYNWMMDLVEEMVEKIALDLHGTTEVQVGENLINFQRPWKRYTMYEAIENFTGIDISEMDETTMAKTAKDLGVSVDSSMARGKLIDEIFGEKCEGQLIQPTFITDYPVEMSPLAKKHRDKEGLVERFEAICNGKEICNAFSELNDPIDQRERFEDQLKLAKRGDEEAMVLDEDFLRSIEYGMPPTAGLGIGIDRLSMIMTNSNSIQDVLFFPQMKPENKTEE
- a CDS encoding 3'-5' exonuclease, whose product is MLENISIHKILFLDVETVPVAPTFSELSEEFQLLWAEKTRWQRSEGQTPDEFYGLKAGVMAEFAKVICVSVGYIYEKNNTSFFRIKSFYGDDEQLLLNELKTLLDDKFATKSHYLCAHNGKEFDYPFLCRRMIVNGVTLPKILEIAGKKPWEVRHLDTMELWKFGDYKHYTSIKLLAALFDIPTPKDDIDGSQVAKIYWQEQDLERIRVYCQKDTLTVAQILLKYMGKPILTEEQIEVA
- the lipB gene encoding lipoyl(octanoyl) transferase LipB; protein product: MPKVVFQDLGLIDYKEAWDYQEKRFNEILDVKKNNRKENRKDPTLSYLLFCEHPHVYTLGKSGDENNLLVNEDYLKSRGATFYKINRGGDITYHGPGQIVGYPILDLDNFFTDIHKYLRYLEEAVILTLADYGIESTRSDGETGVWLDVGNENARKICALGVRSSRWVTMHGFAFNVNCDLSYFGNIIPCGIVDKSVTSMQKELGKEVDMQEVQHKLKDHLKKLFDFQFVNE
- a CDS encoding bifunctional phosphoglucose/phosphomannose isomerase, yielding MKMNDYISDFTKHLTEALEIGQTTLLSEPHADIHNVLICGLGGSGIGGTIVNDLVSEHINVPIAATKDYSIPNFVDENTLVIASSYSGNTEETLYALEACQKRRAQIACVTSGGALEKLAKEKGFNCITIPGGQPPRAMFGYSFTQLFFLLNHYGLIDNSFMSEFEKGIALLDSQEEAIKSEAKALASKLYGTTPVIYTAAGFEGVGVRFRQQINENSKMLCWHHVIPEMNHNELLGWRINTDNLGVVYFRNKCDYDRNQVRIDINKEVISKFTDNISEVWSKGDSRIENSLYHIHLGDWVSWYLSEMNEVDAIEIDVINFLKSSLAKL
- a CDS encoding NAD(P)H-dependent glycerol-3-phosphate dehydrogenase, which gives rise to MSLFKNIAVIGGGSWATAIVKMLSENQESVSWWMRNEDNIAHIKRYGNNPNYISAAELFPNKLTIDSDINAIVETADCIVLAVPSAFLATTLESLSVSIKDKFVVSAIKGIVPENNSIIGDYLHEIYHIPYENIGVVTGPCHAEEVALERLSYLTVACEDVRKAEWFAEQITCRYIKTNVSEDIYGTEIAAVLKNVIAIASGVCHSLGYGDNFQAVLASNAIREIKRFVDTVHPIKRDIKESAYLGDLLVTVYSQFSRNRTFGNMIGKGYSVKSAQLEMNMIAEGYYAVKCIKEINEQYNIEMPITKAVYHILYEKISPVIEMRLLSDKLN
- a CDS encoding class I SAM-dependent methyltransferase, which codes for MKIIQTAERVSHEDISDNFVFQRSLLAYVEASKIVSGKVLEIGTGSGYGIDIISPFTDKFVTIDKHDANISTHNKDNVEFIQMSMPPMNNFERKTFDFVISFQVIEHIKYDAFFLSEVSRVLKNGGKFIVSTPNIKKTLTRNPWHIREYTISELEKKMLIHFKTVQKLGVFGNEKIAKYYEKNKQAVEKITKYDFLNLQYRLPRQLLQIPYDILNRRNRKKLLKNNTALVEEIAMTDYYIDEANDDCFDLFFIAQKNPNPKKYNF
- a CDS encoding carboxypeptidase-like regulatory domain-containing protein, with the translated sequence MRALICTLFLLPLLSFTQNTISGLVSSNNQPLANAMVVVYSADSSEFLTHTSCDIQGRYDLSLANGSFFLKVSHLGYYTEQKAITIINSSKIDFELKENPQLINEIMVESKAMEFVVSGDTTHYNLDVTTNGTEESLNDILEKLPGINIDDNGKIHANGKKIDELLVDGKPFFGEQHQLAGEYISSDMISGISKYENYQDAYDLNDNEPTGITALNIQIDDNYKGQLKSQIEAQAGYKNRYYLSTISFSLKEKSNFYLLTNSNNLGKQTFSIEDYIGFQGGIEKLVEQSSQSFGSIHFDVPEFLFTNNEVKSKNEHLGALNYSYIPTNKFKLNTNIIIDNVNAIEQQLTQQQFFNNQLNTISNRIESKFIINNSHANIDYKLDSKSKLNYTAHFAPKLNDLANDDTFNSRRIGEERKQKGFSTNHNISYSRLLGKAKLNSAVFLNHNSEENTLLIQADTSSSTNLNQAYEVNELISRNKSSYGLNTELKVKIADYLSTKVYYKVSTNNDVFNTSLFNNRSELNHFENQLGLIFFKRNNTFFNYQLGTNYSIVRRNFNSLTHHFLPFASILLNFSQSHSLSLNLNQKMEYVSAKQLASEIYIVSYNTLHQNLNLKPNDYAKYSMIDLNYKIYDMYSGINAVIGGSVSEGKDVFTKNSLISSNATTHLSVKSPYSYDYRLIAIIGKRVFILPLNIQTKTSFNSSEQIAYLQDSEQTTLSNTFSTQIELKSRFKNPIFNCDVAYKLRINQVKNKNNLKINQITVINPHINLNFEFKNLKAKINTSLKSYSTENYTQERIYLSPTFKYHKAKSKWEFSLSANDILNLNTNETYILENHFSYIEEEVREILGGYITAGIKLKL